The segment TCTGTCGAATGGTTAAACACCTTCTTAGATAAATACTGGCCCATTCTCGAACCTTCTGTCTCCCAACAAGTTGTCGATGGTACAAATACTGCACTATCTGAAAATGTGGCAATTCctaaatttatcaaagCCATATGGCTGGATCAGTTTACATTAGGTGTGAAACCTCCAAGAATTGGTGCCGTAAAGACATTTCAAAACACAAAATCTGATGTCGTGGTTATGGATGTATGTTTATCATTTACTCCACATGACTTGTCTGATCTTGACGCGAAGCAGTGCAGGAATTACGTAAATTCCAATGTCGTATTAAAGGCAAAGATATTCGGAATGAATATACCTGTTTCAGTTACtgatgtttcttttcgaGTTTTTGCTAGATTTCGTTTCCAATTGATGACAACTTTGCCCCTTGTTGAAACTATAAACATTCAGTTGTTGGAAGTTCCTGAAATTGATTTTATTGGTCGTTTACTAGGTAACTCCGTCTTCAATTGGGAAATATTGGCTATTCCTGGTTTAATGAGattaattcaaaaaatggcatTTAAATACTTGAGCCCCGTTTTGCTCCCACCTTTCTCTTTACAGCTTAATATACCACAACTTCTTTCCAAGACTGGCTTACCTATAGGTGTTTTGGAAATCAAAGTCAAAAACGCTCATGGATTGAGAGGAATTATGGGCATGATCAAGAAAACAGTTGATCCATACTTGACATTTGAGCTCTCTGGTAAAGTAGTCGGTAAAACTAAGGTTTTTAGAAATTCTACTAATCCTGTTTGGAATGAATCCATCTATATTCTCTTGCAATCATTTACTGACCCACTTACAATTACCGTATATGACAAACGCGAAGCATTTagtgataaaaaaatgggtaCGGTAATTTTCAACTTGAATAAGTTACATGCAAATCACTATGATAAGAACGAAAAGGTACATTTTCTAAGAAATTCTAAACCTGTCGGTGAATTGACATTTGATTTGCGATTTTTCCCCACTATtgaaccaaaaaaatcactGAACGGTGATGAGGAACCTTTACCATATATGAATACAGGTATCACCAAAATCGTTATCGGCGAGCTCAAGGGATTGGATGAACTTAGtgacaaaaaatttgtatttGCAGAGTTGTATGTCAATGCAGAGTTGGTGATGActaccaaaaaagaaaaaagaaccGCCCACTTGAAATGGAACTCAGATTATTATTCTGTAATAACAGACCGTAGAAAAACTATCTGTAGATTTGTCTTAAAAGATCAAAGCGGTAAAGTAATTTCATCTTCGGTACAACCGTTAAATCATTTGATAGATAGGACAGAAGTTGATAAGGAATGGGTTCCTCTAAGAGATGGGAAGGGAGAATTAAAAGTTACAACTTATTGGAGACCGGTGGACATCGACCTTGGGTTGAAAAGTGTAGGGTATACTACTCCTATCGGTATGTTGAGAGTATTTATCAACAAGGCTGAAAACTTGAGAAATCCGGATAACTTGGGAAAGATAAGTCCTTACGCCGAAGTATCCGTCAATGGCATAGGAAGAGGAAGGACAAATGAAAGAATAGAGACATTGAACCCTATCTGGAACCAATCAATTTATGTGTCTGTCACATCTCCCTTACAGAAAGTCTCCATTGATTGCTTCGGCACAGATACAAATGGGGATGATCATACTCTCGGGAGTCTTAACATCCAAACTCAAAATATATATCATAAAgacaatgatgataaatataccatttttattgaCAACACTCCAAGAACTGGCAACTTAATTGGAAAGAAGGGTGTAAAAGGGACTGTTACGTattatttatcattttaCCCAGTTGTTCCTGTATTAAGTTTGGAAGAGGCGAAGGAAGTCGACGACATtaatgagaaaaaagataagCTAGAAAAGCAGAAAAGTACTCTGGGTGACAAGAATATCTCGaaggaagagaaagaaagaattagAAAGGAAGAAGCCAGACTCACCGAGAAGTATGACATGTATAGTTACAAAATGAAGCTTGACCTTGATGAATTGCTACAGTACAATGCTGGTGTGCTAGGTGTTACTGTATTAGGCGGGGAACTATCTCAACCTGGTCTCTACGttcaaacattttttgattcCTGCGGTTACGCAGCGATAACCAGCGCAAAGAACGCTATTAGAACTATTAGAACAGGCTGGTCTGGCGATTTCATGATAAAAGAGCTTGAGTGGTCTGTGACTACATTCAGAGTGACAAAGACCAAAGATGCAAATAAGGCGGAGAATTTTATTTGTGAAGTGaaaattccaacaattGAACTGGTGAAGAACTGTTATTACAAGCCTTCCGTGTTAAATCTTATAGGCAAAAAGAGTGCCAAATTATTAGTTCAGGTCTCATGGTTCCCCATAAATGCCACGGAATTGCCTCAATCAGACTTGATTACAAACTCCGGTGACTTGAAAATCACCGCTAAGAGTGCTGAAAACTTAGTTGGTGTCAACAAGAATGGCTATTCCGATCCCTACGTGGAATTCTTTTTAAACGAAAAGAGCACGTCACCCATTTTTAAAACTgcagttcaaaaaaaaacattaaaTCCTTCTTGGAACGAAACCAAGACCATTGAAATTTCAAACCGTGTCAACGACTACTTGACCATTAACGTGAAGGACTACGAAGCCACAAATTCCAATAGAAGTATTGGAAAAGCCATTGTTCCATTATCTACCATCGATCCAGAGAGTGATACTACATTTAATATACCGTTAGTGGGACCAAAGGGAGAAGACAGTGGTGTGTTACATCTTGAATTTGAGTTTGAACCCCGCTATACTACTAATGTGGTCAAACGCGAAGCTAGACTTGGAAATTTTGCAACGAAAGGATTAGGCACAGGTATCAAAGCTGGTTCCACAGTTTTCGCTTTGGGAACCAATGTTGTAAGCACCGGATTAGGAACGATTGATAAAGTGAAGGTTGGGGTTTTTGGTGGCAAGAAGCGTACAAATACTGGGGACGGAAAATCCGAAGAGAAGCAATAATTTTACCGATAGCAAAGAGTCCCCGTCACACCATTAGCTTGATATGACAGTATATGAGCAAAATAGATTCAAGACGTCAATCGTAACAATCCAACCATGCCGAGTGCTACTATAGTgtctttttcattatcacATATGTAAATTATAACGAATATGTACTCTCATGTGTGTTTTCCAATGGAAACGACTTACCATTTTGATTATTTCCAATGTCAGGTACGAAGAATGACTGAGCGAAAAAAACCGCAGACATAAAATGTAAGTAAGATTGGGGCTAAACCATCAAAGCTGCTCACGAAAGGTAGAACATCACCGATATTGTGGGCAGAAGAAATTATACAGACAGTCTCAATAGTTTTTAAAAGAGAGAAACGTTTGCAATGGTAGGGGATAATATAAGCGGCGATAGCAGTGCTGTCCATCCGGTTGAACTGTCAGTGTATTCAGTATTGTCTACTGATTTAGACGGATTATATCAATCCATCAATGAACTACGCGAGTCGCAAGCCCTACTCATTCTTATGCTACGGAAGGTTCGCGATAAACTTCGAAGAGAAAGTCAAGTCCTTTATGACCCAGAGCCCTTCAAGCCAACCATGGATAAACTGGCGGATTTATCTACCCGTGTGCACATTCTCTCGCAGAGGTATGAGAAGCTTCAGGGAAATGTCAGGTCCCTTAACAactaaataaatatacaCATGTATAGCGtaatcttcaatttctttcacTCACTTATAGATGGTATCGACTAGTGTACTTTTAATACCCCGTGAgaaatgataatataagCATGACAAAAAACGGTGGAAAATCTGGAAAGCAAGAAAGTAGCACGCTAGAAATATTCCAGCTTGTCAGCTCGGCTGTTTAATAATTGTCGTTGTATTACCATTAACATAATCATTGAATTacagtgaaaaaaaattgtctCGCTGTATctgattcttttttttattctttgccTGTCCTTCAAGTTCTTTATAAccttgaaaacaaaaaattatattgGTCAATTACAATCATTTATTACCAAATTTGTCAATTAACTATTTTTAGGGTGACTGACTGATAAAAACATTGTATCGTTTTACTCTCTTTATTTATCCATAACCGAAATTCAGATACTTCTGAACTATTTAGTATTAAAGGCAGACAAATCAATAATAAGCTAAGCGATGGCAATCAAGTCATTGGAATCGTTCCTTTTCGAAAGAGGTCTTGTAGGGTCCTATGCCATTGAGGCTTTGAATAATTGTACTCTAGGTATAGACGTCAACCATTATGTTTCCAGATTGTTGACCAATAAAAGAGAACAGTATTTGGATGCCATTGGTGGCTTCCCTACCAGTTTAAAAATGTATTTGGAAAGTGATTTAAAGATATTCAAGGATTTCAATATCACCCCTATTTTCGTCTTTAACGGCGGTTTAACTTACAATCAGTTAGAGGCATCCGGCCACTTCACTGCAGCATCTGCATCCGCGTCCATTTCGTCAGCCACTGCTGGAAGCGGTGGTACCAACGCTACAACAAGATCGAACACGGAATCCGTTCTTTTACAGAGAAATAGAGGTTGGACACAATGGAACAACTTGGTTAGTTCGAATCAAAATTCCTACATTGACCAGCCTATTCAACCCCAGGAACCATTCAGACATAATACCCCAATTGACTCCAAGGCTTACCAAAACGATTTGATCGCTTATTTTATTGAGCATGGTTATATGTATCAAGTGGCTCCTTACTCCTCTTGGTTTCAACTAGCATACCTATTGAATAGCGCTTATATTGATGCCATCTACGGCCCAACAGATTGTTTGATGTTAGATTGTGTTGATAGGTTCATTTTGGGCATGGAATTTccaaataaagaatttcGATTCATTGACAGGTCAAGGGTCATGAAGGATTTAGGCTGTACCCATGAAGAGTTCATTGATATTGCAATGGCTGTAGGTAACGATTTGCAACCAACAACTTTACCACCCTTGCAGATTTATCCGGTTCCTCAGCTATTTGATATTGCTTTAGAAATGGTTTTGAACACAGGCACAAATTTTTATGCCTATCAACTGTCTACAGCCTTACAAAATGACTCGAAAGAGAATATTCAAAACTATCAAAGGGGTATATCTGCACTAAGATACATGCCAGTCTTAAAGGATACAGGTAAGGTTGAGTTATTTGTTCAAGAAGTCGTTGTTTCAGAGGAGGAcagtgaaaaaaacaacaaggACGGAAAGAAGAGTAATCTTTCCTCACCATCCTCTGCGTCCTCAAGCGCTTCTCCTGCCACTCCTATGGCCAAGAACGCTAGCGAAAAGTTAGcttatgaaaaattcagtACTAAAGAGGTTAGGAAACCAAGAGACATTCCTAATGATGTGCATGATTTTATCGGCCAAATGTTACCTCACGAATACTATTTCTATAGATCCATAGGGCTGGTTACTGGAAAGTTATTTGACGCAATTGTCACAGGCGTTTATCCTGAAGAGTCTCCATTAGGTGGAGGATCCGCTACTTCCTACAGAAAACTGGTTTCCAAGTCtgttgaaattttcaagaataaagaaattaattTATTGACTCAACCAATTAACAGATATTATCAGATTAAACAAATTAAACAAGTCAAATGGTACGCGCCAAATGAGCCTATCACTTTGGCCAACAGAATGACACCTTCTATGTTTGAAACTATCAACCACTTAATTGTTAAAACAGAAACCTCTGGTGAAAAGGAATTTTCTATCTATGAGTTCATTGCAGCAATAAATGCTTCTAGTGACATGGCAAAAGATTTTATATATGAGAAAGTTATTTTCCCAAACTCCGTACCAATCGAATCTAAATTAAACTCACCATTTGATTTGTTGTCAACGAATTTCTTAAGATTATTAGTACTATTGGAGTTTTTCACTTTCGACTTCAAGGAAAAACTGCTAAAACCAACTAAATGGGGGgaagtatttttgaaattaaatGAGCTCGATATCGATCGTATGTATCACGAATCGGTTGTTATctttttggtatttttgaaatgtgACGTTTTAAAACTTAACGAAGAAGTTCAACCACCAGCTCCTTCAGCCCTGTCTCAGGCAACTCTCCGTTCATATCCTGAAGAGTCTTTGTACGTCCTATTGATTACGCGTGTATTAACTTTGTTTCAGGTGGACCAAAAACCATCGAATTACCATGGGCCTATTGATAAGAAAACATTAATTTTTAGAGATCATCTCTCTTTcataaaggaaaatttaaaCGAACTTTTTGAAGCCGTTTTGATTTCATCTTTAACTTCAGGTGAATTCAATAGATTATCACTTGATAACTTTGGTTGGGCAAAGGAAATCGTTACACATTTACCGTTTAAGTTAAATTCTCCAAATACTATCATGGCTATGATGTGGGAGTTCTTTTTACAAAAGTATCTTCACAATGGTAATGCCAAGAATGATGCATTGTCCTTAGTTGCTACTGAATTCAATACCTATAAATCCACACCTAACCTTGATGAACAGTTTGTTGAATCCCATAAGTTTCTGCTTGAAGTTGCAAAAGTAATGGGGAAGTTAAATGATGCAAAACTAATTGGAGAAAATGAGTTTAAATTATTTACTAAAGCAATTGAGTTTGCTACAACTGCTCTATCTAGCTGAGGCGTTGTAAAGTGTATGACTGAAATGGTGGAACTAATGTGCCTGATAAGGAACGATAGTTGCTCTTAAAGAAGtatattgttgttattttAAGAGTTAAAGTGTAATCACCAAGATTTAACACAAACACAGTATATAACAAcagttcaagaaaaaaaaaaggaaccaAAATCACGGCAACaattggagaaaaaaagcaaaacaaaaactaaACCACTGTTTATTTATATGCCAcatattttattatataaatatgtAAAGAACGCTGAACAGTAAACAATTATGAAATCCCACcagagaaggaaaaggtaaaaagaattatttACCGTTACAAGCTAAAAGGAGAGgttcaaatcaaaaaagCTCACGAGTGGAATAACAACAGTAAATATTACACATACATGTACATAGAATTAATTATCGAAGTCAATTGATTTCCGCTTGTAATGATTGCAACTCGTGCCTCTTATTGTTCAAGTAATTCTCCAATACTTCAACCTGCTGTTCAATGTTATCCAAATCATCAGTTATTGACCTGATATTAATCCGTTTAGAGCGTTTCGAGCCTCCTTGGCTTTTTTCACCCTTTTTGTAATTCAAAAGACCTTCTAATTGTTCTCTCATGTTCGCAACTTGATCATCTGTCAGAGAAgcatatttttgttttatacTGTTTTCATTTACGAGTGCGTTGTTGCCGCTGCTATCAGCACTTGAGTTCAGCCCATTGTCACGAACATTGTTCCTTTCGCTGGCTTGATCTTTTCTCTTCGTAGGAGGCTGCGAGGACTGTAAATCATAGctcactttttttttgttgcaCACTTCAGCTAGAGAATTGGGTAAGCTTGCTGGAATTTCAGCACCCAGGTCATTTCTTTGTCTCAAACAATgaataaagtaaaaagtAGGATCTCTATCAATTGATTGTAAATTTTGGGGATTAATTAGACTCCAAACTTTATTCAAATCTGTCTTACTAatgttaaaaaattttgtggAAAGTTTTGTTGATAGTTCATTGAATGTTATTGTACCATCAGTTAGTTTTGCACAACTCGTAtagattttttcatattgaTTTAGATCATCTGGAGACATGTACCAATCTACTttaatttccttctttggaGGCAAGTCTGCATTTTCTATTTGTTTGCgcttcttcctttctttgattaGATTTACCTTACTTCCCGGAATCAACCAATCAGGCAATTCATCTGGAACAGAactaatatttttattaacCATATCAAATATTAATCTCATGCAAATTACAAATTCCTCAAAATCTAAATTgtcgtcatcatcaatatcgGCTAAGAACCAAATCTTATTCAGGACTGATGAATCTAATTTAGAATTATAAAGAATTGGTAAAACCTGGTCATGGTTCACCTTATTCTCTATTGGTTTTAAACCCGAGAAGATTTGCCAATACTTTTTGATCTCAAATTGTTCTAACTTAGgcatttttcagaatttcCTGTTATCTTTACCGGCCTTTCCAAACCCACTCACACTGTGGTTATCTCACGATCGTCTGACTACAAATGGTGATTAGCCTCATGTTTCTGACGTTCTTTTCATTCATTCTTGACATGTTATATCATAGGGGTCCCACACTACCGTCAAATATGATATTAAAGAagtaataaataaaaaaatgcagcTTTTGTAGTAGCGATGGGAAATACTGGATATTTGGGGTAAAAGTTACGTTTTATTCAATCGAATGAAGGCCTAAATGctgttaaaaaatttcgaaacAGACAAGCAGCGAAATAAACGGTATGCGTGCTTGTTTAAGGAGCTGGATGTTAAAGGAAATGGTCAAGTTACTCTAGATAATCTAATATGTGCTTTTGAGAAGAACGATCATCCGCTCAAGGGTAATGATGAGGCAATCAAAATGCTATTTACTGCAATGGATGTGAATAAGGATTCTGTAGTTGATTTAAGCGACTTCAAGAAGTACGCTTCCAATGCCGAATCTCAAATTTGGAACGGTTTTCAGAGGATAGATTTAGACCATGATGGTAAGATTGGCATCAACGAAATAAATAGGTACTTGTCAGACCTGGACGACAAGAACATATGCAATAATGAATTTATCCATGaatcttcaaatgaaaaaatgaacaaaTTCTCgagattttttgaatgggCGTTcccaaaaaggaaaaccaCCATTAGACTACAGGGCCAGACTAGCCACAAGGACGAAATTGATAATCGACGTTCAAAGCAAACAATCAACCCAGATTTGTACGTTACATATGACCAATGGAGAGACTTTTTGCTGCTGATACCGAGAAAGCAGGGTTCTAGACTTCATACCGCTTATTCCTACTTTTACCTATTCAACGAGGATGTCGACCTATCTTCAGAAGGTGATGTTACTCTTATTAACGATTTCATTCGTGGATTCGGGTTTTTTATTGCTGGTGGTATTTCAGGTGTCGTTTCGAGGACTTGTACTGCGCCATTTGATAGACTAAAAGTGTTTCTCATTGCAAGAACGGATCTATCCTCGATTCTGTTAAACTCAAAAACTGACCTTCTTGCTAAAAACCCCAATGCTGATATAAACAAGATATCATCTCCATTAGCAAAGGCTGTTAAAAGCTTATATAGACAGGGAGGGATAAAGGCGTTTTATGTCGGGAACGGTTTGAACGTTATCAAAGTTTTTCCAGAAAGTTCGATAAAGTTTGGTTCCTTCGAAGTcaccaagaaaataatgacCAAATTAGAAGGCTGTCATGACACGAAAGACCTTTCAAAGTTCTCCACCTACATCGCTGGTGGTTTAGCTGGTATGGCAGCACAGTTTTCCGTTTATCCTATAgatactttgaaattcagAATGCAGTGCGCTCCTTTGAATACAAAATTGAAGGGGAATAAACTACTGTTTCAGACCGCAAAAGATATGTTTCGAGAAGGCGGGCTCAAACTATTTTACAGAGGTGTCACAGTTGGTATAGTGGGTATATTTCCCTACGCTGCTTTGGACTTGGGGACTTTTTCagccttgaaaaaatggtataTTGCTAAACAGGCAAAGGCGCTGAACCTACCACAAGATCAGGTCACGCTAAGCAATTTGGTTGTACTTCCAATGGGTGCATTCAGCGGAACTGTGGGAGCTTCCGTCGTCTATCCAATCAACCTTTTGAGAACAAGACTACAAGCTCAAGGAACATATGCACATCCTTATGTCTACAACGGCTTCAGAGATGTTTTGTTAAAGACGCTTGAAAGGGAAGGTTATCAAGGTCTATTTAAAGGTTTAGTACCCACTTTAGCGAAAGTATGTCCAGCAGTTTCTATCAGCTATTTATGTTACGAAAacctaaaaaaattcatgaatctggaataataataataacatatgcatatatatcaGCTAATGAAttctatttatttataagCCGCTACTGCGGTTTGTGGGCGTACTGTTAACCAAGCTTTTGTTatgatatatattcttattCAAACATGTACATAGTTACACCTATAGCAAGCACACAATCAATACTGAATACACTAATACACACTAATTAATTGATATTTGATAACCTCGCTTATAACATCGTTATATATAACAGAACgcgaaaagaaaagacgcGTCTCTCTTATTTGTCTTTATACAATAAAATGGCTTCACGACATGGAAAACTAGTTGATTGAGGTAAGAAAGGGTAGAAGCAAAGGGAACAGAGGCGTACGCCCGTAAATATTTAGTATCATGACACAGATTAATCAGATAAGCGATATAGATGTTCATCGAATTACATCTGGACAAGTTATCACTGACTTAACGACCGCAGTGAAAGAGCTTATTGATAATAGTATAGATGCGAACGCAAGTCAAATAGAAATCACCTTCAAAGATTACGGTCTTGAATCTATCGAGTGTTCTGATAATGGTGACGGCATAGATCCTTCAAATTATGAGTTTCTGGCCCTGAAACATTAcacttcaaaaatttcgaaattTCAAGATGTTGCCAAAGTACAAACCCTGGGATTTAGAGGAGAAgccttatcttctttatGTGGCATAGCCAAACTGAACGTCATATCAACCACTTCGCCACCAAGGGCGGACAAGTTGGAGTATGATATGCTCGGTCATATTGCATCAAAGACAACGAcatcaagaaataaaggGACGACCATACTAGTTTCGCAATTATTTCATAACCTACCTGTTAGACAGAAAGAATTTAGTAAAACTTTTAAGCGCCAGTTTGCCAAATGTCTCACGGTTATACAAGGTTATGCAGTTATTAATGCTGCCATCAAATTTTCTGTTTGGAATGTCACATCAAagggtaaaaaaaatctaattTTATCAACGATGAGAAATTCAAGcatgagaaaaaatatatgttCAATCTTTGGTGCAAGTGGTATGCGCGGACTTGAAGAGGTTGATTTAGTGCTCGATCTGAACCCCTTTAAGAAGAGGATGCTTAGGAAATACACTGATGATCCCGATTTTTTAGGCCTTGATTACAGGATTCGAGTGAAAGGCTATATATCGCAGAACTCGTTTGGATGTGGTAGAAATAGCAAAGATAGGCAATTTGTCTATGTGAATAAAAGACCAGTGGAATTCTCTACGCTTCTGAAGTGCTGTAATGAGGTTTACAAAACGTTCAATAATGTCCAATTTCCAGtagtatttttgaatcttgAATTACCTACCAACTTAATTGATGTGAACGTCACTCCAGATAAAAGAATGATATTGTTGCACAACGAACAAGCGGTCATTGATGTCTTCAAAACGAATCTGACTGATTACTTCAATGGACAAGAGTTAGCTCTTCCCAAAAGGATGTGCTCACAACTAGAGCAACAAGCCCCGAAAAGGCCTAAAACAGAAGCTGCAGATAATAAAAGTATAGCACATGAATCCAGTAGCGAAAACTGTCATGATGCCAGGAGCGAAAGTAATCAATCCAATCACGCACGTTTTAGTAGTGTTTGTGAAGAAACTATGGGCGCTACGGACAAAAGCAAGGATACCGAACTAACTTCCGTAATGGATGGTAATTATGCTATCTCCACTGATGCCATTGGTTCGGAGTGTGAAGTTTCGGTTGATTCATCGCTTTCATTGGATGAGGGAAACTCAAGTACACCGACTAAGAAGCCGCTTAGTATCAAAGCAGATTCTCAAAATGTTAGCGCTCTAAACCTTGGCAGTTTTTCCAATCCtgaatttcaaatcatGACTAGTTCAGACAAAGCACGTAGCTTGGAAAAAGTTGTTGAAGAACCTGtttattttgatattgatggTGAACAGttccaagaaaaagcagTCCTTTCGCAAACAGATGGGTTAGTTTTCGTAGACGATGAATGTCTTCAGCATTCAGGCTGTCAtcacaaaaaaagaggtaGTGCTGATGCAGAACAAGATGATGAGGTTGACTCAGTATACGCGGAGATTGAGCCAGTTGAAATTAATGTGAGAACTCCTCTAAAAAACTCTCATCGTTCAATCTCCAAAGACAATTATAGGTCATTAAGCGATGGATTGACACATCGCAAGTTCGAGGACGAGATATTGGAGTACAATTTAAGCACAAAAGGATTTGATGAAATGATCAAAAATGGCAAACAAATTAGTGGCAAACAAATGAGTAGAATCAtaagtaaaagaaaatcacAGGCCCAAGAAaacattatcaaaaataaagaggaATTGGAAGATCTCCAACGAGGGGAAAAGTATTTGACGTTAACAGTTTCAAAAGATGATTTTAGGAAGATGGAAGTTGTTGGACAATTTAATTTAGGATTTATTATAGTAACCAGAAAAATTGGTAACAAATATGATCTGTTTATTGTTGATCAACATGCAAGTGATGAAAAGTACAATTTCGAAACATTGCAAGCTGTGACTGTTTTCAAATCACAGAAGTTGATAACACCGCAGCCGGTAGAATTAAGTGTTATAGATGAACTTGTGGTATTGGACAATTTACCggtttttgaaaaaaatggatttaagttgaaaattgatgaagaagaagagtttGGCTCGAGAGTTAAACTTTTAAGCTTACCTACATCCAAGCAAaccctttttgatttggatGACTTTAATGAACTGATACACTTGATCAAAGAAGATGGTGGGTTAAGAAGAGATAACATCAGGTGTTCTAAGATTCGGTCTATGTTTGCTATGAGAGCATGTAGAAGTAGTATAATGATAGGTAAGCCGCTGAATAAGAAGACTATGACCAGAGTCGTTCATAATCTCAGCGAACTGGATAAGCCTTGGAATTGTCCTCATGGACGTCCCACAATGAGACATTTGATGGAATTACGTGATTGGAACTCATTTTCGAAGGATTACGAAGTATGATTTTACGTTGATATTAATTCATTATATAACAAAcaaatatattatatacaGGGAGTCATAACACAAAATAAATTCGTGCATTAACGATGATTGAtggatatatatattggGATATAAACCTAAGCCATTATGAATATGAAGGTagctttccttttatttgCTTTATTGATGGAGGATATAATCACTTGCCAAAGATATATGACCAAAGAGATGGATTATGTTGTGCTTCCGCTTGAGAAAATGTATGGAGTCCACGTCTATCAATCTTATTAAGCTTTCTTGCAGTTTTTGCGTTGTTTCTCGTATGTTGGCCTCTAACTGGTAAATGTAAAGTATGTCTCATACCGCTATAgcttccaatttttttctttaggGCAATATTGTCTTTTACAATGGCCCTAGCGTCACCTTCGATAGTCATTGTCGACAGTTCACTTGCTATGCTCATGATCTGGGGTTCTGATAGTTGGTGCATCCTCATCCATGGGTAAAACCCTAATTTCGAGCATATCTTTTCAGCCGTCGTTTTACCTATGCCGTAAAATTTAGAAGCCAGTGCAATTTTAATGACCTCTTTACCTTTGAAACCTTTCCCCAAGATGTGAACGACCATGGTTTTGATGGAAGACCCAACCTGATTTGCTCGT is part of the Saccharomyces paradoxus chromosome XIV, complete sequence genome and harbors:
- the MKT1 gene encoding Mkt1p (Protein similar to nucleases that forms a complex with Pbp1p~similar to YNL085W), which produces MAIKSLESFLFERGLVGSYAIEALNNCTLGIDVNHYVSRLLTNKREQYLDAIGGFPTSLKMYLESDLKIFKDFNITPIFVFNGGLTYNQLEASGHFTAASASASISSATAGSGGTNATTRSNTESVLLQRNRGWTQWNNLVSSNQNSYIDQPIQPQEPFRHNTPIDSKAYQNDLIAYFIEHGYMYQVAPYSSWFQLAYLLNSAYIDAIYGPTDCLMLDCVDRFILGMEFPNKEFRFIDRSRVMKDLGCTHEEFIDIAMAVGNDLQPTTLPPLQIYPVPQLFDIALEMVLNTGTNFYAYQLSTALQNDSKENIQNYQRGISALRYMPVLKDTGKVELFVQEVVVSEEDSEKNNKDGKKSNLSSPSSASSSASPATPMAKNASEKLAYEKFSTKEVRKPRDIPNDVHDFIGQMLPHEYYFYRSIGLVTGKLFDAIVTGVYPEESPLGGGSATSYRKLVSKSVEIFKNKEINLLTQPINRYYQIKQIKQVKWYAPNEPITLANRMTPSMFETINHLIVKTETSGEKEFSIYEFIAAINASSDMAKDFIYEKVIFPNSVPIESKLNSPFDLLSTNFLRLLVLLEFFTFDFKEKLLKPTKWGEVFLKLNELDIDRMYHESVVIFLVFLKCDVLKLNEEVQPPAPSALSQATLRSYPEESLYVLLITRVLTLFQVDQKPSNYHGPIDKKTLIFRDHLSFIKENLNELFEAVLISSLTSGEFNRLSLDNFGWAKEIVTHLPFKLNSPNTIMAMMWEFFLQKYLHNGNAKNDALSLVATEFNTYKSTPNLDEQFVESHKFLLEVAKVMGKLNDAKLIGENEFKLFTKAIEFATTALSS
- the END3 gene encoding End3p (EH domain-containing protein involved in endocytosis~similar to YNL084C), giving the protein MPKLEQFEIKKYWQIFSGLKPIENKVNHDQVLPILYNSKLDSSVLNKIWFLADIDDDDNLDFEEFVICMRLIFDMVNKNISSVPDELPDWLIPGSKVNLIKERKKRKQIENADLPPKKEIKVDWYMSPDDLNQYEKIYTSCAKLTDGTITFNELSTKLSTKFFNISKTDLNKVWSLINPQNLQSIDRDPTFYFIHCLRQRNDLGAEIPASLPNSLAEVCNKKKVSYDLQSSQPPTKRKDQASERNNVRDNGLNSSADSSGNNALVNENSIKQKYASLTDDQVANMREQLEGLLNYKKGEKSQGGSKRSKRINIRSITDDLDNIEQQVEVLENYLNNKRHELQSLQAEIN
- the SAL1 gene encoding Ca(2+)-binding ATP:ADP antiporter SAL1 (ADP/ATP transporter~similar to YNL083W), translating into MLLKNFETDKQRNKRYACLFKELDVKGNGQVTLDNLICAFEKNDHPLKGNDEAIKMLFTAMDVNKDSVVDLSDFKKYASNAESQIWNGFQRIDLDHDGKIGINEINRYLSDLDDKNICNNEFIHESSNEKMNKFSRFFEWAFPKRKTTIRLQGQTSHKDEIDNRRSKQTINPDLYVTYDQWRDFLLLIPRKQGSRLHTAYSYFYLFNEDVDLSSEGDVTLINDFIRGFGFFIAGGISGVVSRTCTAPFDRLKVFLIARTDLSSILLNSKTDLLAKNPNADINKISSPLAKAVKSLYRQGGIKAFYVGNGLNVIKVFPESSIKFGSFEVTKKIMTKLEGCHDTKDLSKFSTYIAGGLAGMAAQFSVYPIDTLKFRMQCAPLNTKLKGNKLLFQTAKDMFREGGLKLFYRGVTVGIVGIFPYAALDLGTFSALKKWYIAKQAKALNLPQDQVTLSNLVVLPMGAFSGTVGASVVYPINLLRTRLQAQGTYAHPYVYNGFRDVLLKTLEREGYQGLFKGLVPTLAKVCPAVSISYLCYENLKKFMNLE